The nucleotide window CTTGGCCCTGTTTCGCTAGCGGCGTATCCGACCCGACACCATCAGGCCGACGGCTCTCAATCGGGGTTCATCTCGGCCGAGAGCGCTCGGGGTATCAGGCTGAACGGACGGTAACGCTCAACGTCGGCTCGGAAGCGATCGAGCCTGCCCCCTCAACGCGAGGCAGCCTCCTGCTTCGGCCCCGCCGAAGTCAGTGTCTCCAGGAAAGCCAGGAGATCGGCCTTCTCAGTCTCGGACAGGCGGAGCGGCCTGATCTTGGGAGAACGGCTCGGGCGTTCGATGCCGCCCCGGTCGTAGAGATCGATCACGGCGCGCAGGGTCGCCACCGAACCGTCATGCATGTAGGGGCCGCGCTGCGCGACGTCGCGAAGGGTGGGAGTCTTGAAGGCGTAGCGCAGGCCCTTCGATGTCGGAAACAATCGGCCCCGCCCGACATCGTCGTCCCGGCCGACGCCGATGTCGTGGAACGAGCCGTCGGTGAAGGCCCACCCGCCATGGCACTCGGTGCAACGCGCCTTGCCATTGAAGAGTGCGAAACCCGCTTGTGCGGAGGCTCCGATCGCCGACGCATCACCGTTGAGCCAACGGTCGAACGGTGCCTCTCCCGAGACGATGGTGCGCTGGAACGCGGCGAGCGCCCGCTCGATGCCGGCGCGCGTGATCGCCCGATCCGCGAAGGCCCTGGCGAAGGCGGAGACGTAGTCCGGATCGGCCCGCAGACGGGCAATCAGTTCCACTTCGGAGAAGTTCATCAGATTGGCGCCCTCGATCGGCGTGAAGGCCACCGATTCGAGATTCGGGAACTTGCCGTCCCAACCGAGGGGCTGCAACCAGGCGACGTTGAGCAGAGTCGGCGTGCGCAGCTTCAACTCGATACCGGGCTCGCCGATGCCACGCATGCGTCCGTCACCCCAATGCTGTGCCGGGTCGTGGCAGGAAGCACAGGCGATGGTGCGGGATCGCGACAGATCCGGATCGAAGAACAATTGCCGGCCAAGCGCGACCTGAGCCGCCGTATCCGGGCCGCCCTCGGGAACGGGCATCTCGGACGGCCGACCGAAAGCGCTACGCCAAGCAGCGGCGTCGGCGCTCATGCTGCGGACGGCGAACACACTCGCGCCGACCGCTGCCGCGACCGAAACCATCACCGCCACCTGGACGAAAGTCGAGCCTGCCTTTCGGGTCATCCTGCTCTCCGACGACTCGGGCTAGGACGTTTCGATTAAGATTGTGTTGCCATCTCTGCTTGCACCGATGGCCGCCTGCGCGGGATGAGGTGATGTCACGGGGTCGAGCGGGCCTCGCGGACCGGACGCGGCGCGAGAAGGAGGACGAGGGCGCCGGCGATCATGCAGGTCACCGACCCGAGGAGAACACCGATCTTGGTCTCGGTTTCGAGATCGGGGCTGTCGGCAAAAGCGAGCAGGCCGATGAACAGGCTCATCGTGAAGCCGACGCCGCAGAGCAGCGACAGACCGTAGAGCTGCCACCAGCCGGCATGGGCGGGCCGTTGGGCGAGACCGAGCTTCACGGCTGCGACCACGGCGCCGAAGACGCCGATCTGCTTGCCGACGAACAGGCCCAGGGCGACACCCAGCGTCACCGGATCGAGCAGCATCTTGGAGGTCATGCCCGCGAACGAGACGCCGGCATTGGCGAACCCGAACACCGGCAGCACCAGATAGGACGACCAAGGATGGATCGCATGCTCCAGGATATGCAGCGGCGAGGTCGGGTCGTCGGGCTTGCCGACGCTGAGGCGGAGCGGGATCGTCAGGGCCAGCAGCACGCCGGCGATGGTCGCGTGGATGCCGGACTTCAGCACCAGGAACCACAGCACCGCGCCGAGGACCAGGTAGGGCGTCAGCTGGCTCACCCCGGCCCTGTTCATTCCGACCAGGATCACGAACACGGCCGCCGCGCCGCCGAGCATCGGAAGCGACAGGTCGGCCGTGTAGAACGCGGCGATGATGAGCACCGCCCCGAGATCGTCGATGATGGCCAGCGCCGTGAGGAAGATCTTGAGCGAGACCGGCACGCGCGATCCGAGCAGGGCCAGTACGCCGAGCGCGAACGCGATGTCGGTGGCCGTCGGGATCGCCCAGCCGCGCAGGGTCTCCGGCGAGGACCGGTTGATCAGGACGTAGACCAGGGCCGGGGCGACCATCCCGCCGAGCGCCGCGACTCCCGGCAGGACGCGGTCGGGCCATGTCCTCAGCCGCCCGTCGAGCACCTCGCGCTTGATCTCCAGGCCGACCAGCAGGAAGAACACGGCCATCAGCCCATCATTGACCCAGTGGAGCACGCTGAGGCCCGCCACGTAGGTCTTGAGCGTGGAAAAGTAGATCTCCGCCCAGCCCGAATTCGCGATGACGAGCGCCAGGACGGC belongs to Methylobacterium sp. 77 and includes:
- a CDS encoding cytochrome c peroxidase codes for the protein MTRKAGSTFVQVAVMVSVAAAVGASVFAVRSMSADAAAWRSAFGRPSEMPVPEGGPDTAAQVALGRQLFFDPDLSRSRTIACASCHDPAQHWGDGRMRGIGEPGIELKLRTPTLLNVAWLQPLGWDGKFPNLESVAFTPIEGANLMNFSEVELIARLRADPDYVSAFARAFADRAITRAGIERALAAFQRTIVSGEAPFDRWLNGDASAIGASAQAGFALFNGKARCTECHGGWAFTDGSFHDIGVGRDDDVGRGRLFPTSKGLRYAFKTPTLRDVAQRGPYMHDGSVATLRAVIDLYDRGGIERPSRSPKIRPLRLSETEKADLLAFLETLTSAGPKQEAASR
- the nhaA gene encoding Na+/H+ antiporter NhaA, encoding MLENSPLRRPVSALRAALKSEASGGLVLMTSAVLALVIANSGWAEIYFSTLKTYVAGLSVLHWVNDGLMAVFFLLVGLEIKREVLDGRLRTWPDRVLPGVAALGGMVAPALVYVLINRSSPETLRGWAIPTATDIAFALGVLALLGSRVPVSLKIFLTALAIIDDLGAVLIIAAFYTADLSLPMLGGAAAVFVILVGMNRAGVSQLTPYLVLGAVLWFLVLKSGIHATIAGVLLALTIPLRLSVGKPDDPTSPLHILEHAIHPWSSYLVLPVFGFANAGVSFAGMTSKMLLDPVTLGVALGLFVGKQIGVFGAVVAAVKLGLAQRPAHAGWWQLYGLSLLCGVGFTMSLFIGLLAFADSPDLETETKIGVLLGSVTCMIAGALVLLLAPRPVREARSTP